A region of Streptomyces deccanensis DNA encodes the following proteins:
- a CDS encoding aldehyde dehydrogenase translates to MDHKITVAGVSVDTRHWIGGRRVGSAETFTDVSPIDGQVLGEIARGGAAEVEAAVAAAREAFPDWAATSRAERARVLHAIADGVEKRLEELAIVETHDNGALLRSHRRGVMPRVAHNFRFFADWLLTLEHEDFETRGHTNHVSWDPAGPSVLITPWNAPLMLATWKVAPALAAGNTVILKPAEWTPLTASLLADISAEAGLPAGVLNVVQGYGSEIGDALTSHPDVRRISFTGSVPTARRIAASAAPNLTPLSLELGGKSPLLVFADADLDLAVDLAVEQYDNAGQVCLAATRFLVEESVAEEFTRRFVERAGALRQGDPRDESTDIGPNIHPRQLEKIDGFVRRAVAAGARVVIGGHPGEGQYYAPTLLTDVAQDSEIVQEEVFGPVLTLQTFTDEEEAVRLANDTRFGLAATLATGDPERAARVTERLVAGTVWVNCFFVRDLQAPFGGSRQSGVGREGGTWSFDFYCDLKNTVTAPNGWNSHG, encoded by the coding sequence ATGGATCACAAAATCACCGTCGCCGGCGTTTCCGTCGACACCCGGCACTGGATCGGTGGGCGGCGGGTCGGCTCTGCCGAGACCTTCACCGATGTCTCGCCCATCGACGGGCAGGTGCTCGGCGAGATCGCTCGCGGTGGTGCGGCGGAGGTCGAGGCCGCTGTCGCCGCCGCCCGGGAGGCGTTCCCCGACTGGGCCGCCACCTCCCGCGCCGAGCGCGCCCGCGTCCTGCACGCCATCGCCGACGGGGTCGAGAAGCGGCTCGAAGAGCTGGCGATCGTCGAGACGCACGACAACGGGGCGCTGTTGCGCTCCCACCGGCGCGGCGTCATGCCCCGGGTGGCGCACAACTTCCGGTTCTTCGCCGACTGGCTGCTGACGCTGGAGCACGAGGACTTCGAGACCCGCGGGCACACCAACCACGTGAGCTGGGACCCGGCCGGGCCGTCCGTGCTGATCACACCGTGGAACGCGCCGCTGATGCTGGCCACCTGGAAGGTCGCCCCGGCCCTGGCCGCCGGCAACACGGTCATCCTGAAGCCGGCCGAGTGGACCCCGCTCACCGCGTCGCTGCTGGCGGACATCTCCGCCGAGGCGGGGCTGCCCGCCGGGGTGCTCAACGTCGTCCAGGGGTACGGCTCGGAGATCGGCGACGCGCTCACCTCGCACCCGGACGTCCGGCGGATCAGCTTCACCGGATCGGTACCGACGGCCCGGCGGATCGCCGCGTCGGCGGCACCGAACCTCACCCCGCTCAGCCTCGAACTGGGCGGCAAGTCACCGCTGTTGGTGTTCGCTGACGCCGATCTGGACCTGGCGGTGGACCTCGCGGTGGAGCAGTACGACAACGCCGGGCAGGTCTGCCTGGCCGCGACCCGGTTCCTCGTCGAGGAGTCGGTCGCCGAGGAGTTCACCCGGCGGTTCGTGGAGCGGGCCGGCGCCCTGCGCCAGGGCGACCCCCGGGACGAGTCCACCGACATCGGGCCGAACATCCACCCCCGGCAGCTGGAGAAGATCGACGGGTTCGTGCGGCGGGCCGTCGCGGCGGGGGCCCGGGTGGTCATCGGCGGGCACCCGGGCGAGGGCCAGTACTACGCGCCCACGCTGCTCACCGATGTCGCCCAGGACTCGGAGATCGTGCAGGAGGAGGTCTTCGGGCCGGTGCTGACCCTGCAGACCTTCACCGACGAGGAGGAGGCCGTCCGGCTCGCCAACGACACCCGCTTCGGGCTGGCCGCCACCCTCGCCACCGGTGACCCCGAGCGCGCCGCACGGGTCACCGAACGGCTGGTCGCGGGAACGGTGTGGGTGAACTGCTTCTTCGTACGCGACCTCCAGGCGCCCTTCGGCGGCTCCCGTCAGTCCGGGGTCGGCCGGGAGGGCGGCACCTGGAGCTTCGACTTCTACTGCGACCTGAAGAACACCGTCACCGCACCGAACGGATGGAACAGCCATGGGTGA
- a CDS encoding acetoacetate decarboxylase family protein — protein MTSVRGYFHPKTASGASSLIPSPPWHYSGDLLTVEYRTDPARVRELLPEPLELADEDPGAVALIWADWQSCSASGTELLDPVRSQYKEAFAVVRCRYKGRTYSRCVYIWVDKDFAIARGLHQGYPKKLGSIHQTRPHPYGPAPRIAAGARFGATLAAADRRLAQAVVTLREPAETNGFVNAHPMAHHRWLPSIEAGKGLALDELIETGAAAFEGGQPWVGDAELELFEAPTEELARLSVEEPIAAYYRQVGVVWDGGRLLESGTSEAAAG, from the coding sequence ATGACCAGTGTCCGTGGATACTTCCACCCCAAGACGGCGAGCGGTGCCTCGTCGCTGATCCCGTCGCCGCCGTGGCACTACTCGGGCGACCTGCTCACCGTCGAGTACCGCACGGATCCGGCGCGGGTGCGTGAACTGCTGCCCGAGCCGCTGGAGTTGGCCGACGAGGACCCCGGTGCGGTCGCGCTGATCTGGGCCGACTGGCAGTCCTGCTCGGCGTCGGGGACGGAGCTGCTGGATCCGGTGCGCTCCCAGTACAAGGAGGCCTTCGCGGTCGTCCGCTGCCGGTACAAGGGGCGGACGTACTCGCGGTGCGTCTACATCTGGGTCGACAAGGACTTCGCGATCGCCCGCGGGCTGCACCAGGGGTATCCGAAGAAGCTCGGGTCCATCCACCAGACGCGGCCCCATCCGTACGGGCCCGCTCCGCGGATCGCGGCCGGGGCCCGGTTCGGGGCGACCCTGGCCGCGGCGGACCGGAGGTTGGCCCAGGCGGTGGTGACGCTGCGGGAGCCGGCGGAGACGAACGGGTTCGTGAACGCGCATCCCATGGCGCATCACCGGTGGCTGCCGTCGATCGAGGCCGGGAAGGGGTTGGCGCTGGACGAGTTGATCGAGACCGGGGCGGCGGCCTTCGAGGGAGGTCAACCGTGGGTTGGTGACGCCGAGTTGGAGTTGTTCGAGGCGCCGACGGAGGAACTGGCGCGGCTGTCGGTCGAGGAGCCGATCGCCGCGTACTACCGGCAGGTGGGGGTCGTTTGGGACGGGGGGCGGCTGCTGGAGTCCGGGACGTCCGAGGCGGCTGCCGGGTGA